In Hyphomicrobium denitrificans 1NES1, the genomic stretch GGCGATCAGAAGCCATTCGTCGTCGATTTCCTTGCGCAGGCGGATCGCACCGACAATTTCGAACACGCCCGCCGCGATCGCCCATCCGGCAATGAAGTACAACAGGACGAGTCCGGTGATGCCGGGCCAAGCCAACGTCACGGCACCTGTCAAGATGCCAAGCACGCCGACCAGTGCGAGCCACCAGCGCGGAGCCGGTGTGTCGCCCATGATCGCGGCGCCGATTGCAAGCCCGCCGTCGAACAGCGCGAAGACACCGTAGAGAATGACCAGAGTGAAAAGCGACAGGCCTGGCCAGATGATCGTCAGCAGGCCAAAGATGATGGCGCAGATTCCGCGCAACAGGATGAGCAACCAGTTGCGCGCCAATCCATCGAGCATGGGCCGCATGAGAACAGTGCCGGGGGGATAGCTTCGTGCTGTCATATCAACCTCTCTGGAGCTAGAGCTTGGAAGCGGCAAAGCACCGGCCGGTAAAGGGCCGAACGGCAAATTTAGTCTCTATACGGACCGCGATATAGTCAATCGAAGAGACGGATGGACTGCGGCAGCAGTGGGCTTTGGTAAATGAGAAATGGAAATTCGAGTTCAAAATTCAATGAGATATAGTATTTCCATGTGACCGGAAGCGGGAGGTCATCGTCGCCGCCTCCCGCAATTCATTCACCGGCAAGACGTTTGCTTCGCTTTGCATTCCGCGATTTTTCTTTTTTTGCCGCGACCTTCGCCTTCGATTTTTTGTGACCGCTCGGAGTTTCGGCTTTGGATTTCTTTGCCGTTTTTTTCTTGTGAGCAGACGTGCGGTGTTGCGCGTGAGGTTCGTCGATTTTCGCAGAAGCGGACTCGGCTGCTGACGACCGGGCACGCTTGTCAGGATCTCGAGGCTTCGGCATTTCTTCAGCCGCAGCTTCTTCGATGAATTTCGGTTGACGCTGTTTCAGGGCTGCGAAGGTCTGCTCGTTGAGCGTCAGCTTTTCAGTTTTTTGAGAAACCTCGGTCTCTCGTACAGGCTTTTTCTCCTTGCGCGAACGAGCGTCTGTGGCTTGCGGCGCGTCATCCGCTTTCGCGACGGCTGTCCGCTTCTGTTTCTGTTCTTCGCCCTTTTGTTTTACCGGAGGCGATTGCTTGGCTGGGTTCTTTGCAGCAAGGATTTCCTGCTTTGTCTTCTCGACCTCGGCCTTGGAAACCTCGCCGTCTGCAATCAATGCATTGAGGCAAGACTTCGAGAGCTTCGGGCCCGCTCGTCTCATGCAGACGCGCAGCTCCTTCGATCCAACCTGGAATTGGCTGCAGTAGGCGTAATAATCGCTGGCGCAGTTCATCTGCGTCAGGAACCCGACGGCTGATGCACCGGAGACAGACAGCAGGAAAGCTGCCGTTGCTAAAAGGAGTGTTCTAGTCATGGCTCAGAGCTATCTGTAATACGCAGCACCTCACATAGTTCCAGATGCGCCCCTTGAGGCCGTGTCATATGCGCGTTGCCCGTTCAGGTCTACTGAATAAGGCCGCGAAGTTTTTATGGTGAAGAAACCAATCGCCTGAATGCCCCGGATTTGGCGGCAGTCAGAGGGCAACAATTTGATGTGTATTGCGTTCAATGCTTCCGGCTCCGATGGGCAGGATGCAACTATCGGACCGCCGAGCGCTGGTAATACCAGATCGCCGCCAGCACGATCAGCGAGCCGATGACTGCGGCAATGATGTCGCGCAGCGAGATCGCGTATTTATCGAGATCGGGAAAGAGGCCGAAGAGACGGAATAAAAAGCCGCCAACCAGCGCGCCAGCCAATCCGAGCCTTAGATTTTTTGCGCGCCCAAATCCTTCTTTGCTCCAGGTGCTGAGCGATCCCGCCAAAGCGCCGCCGATGAGACCGACGACAATCCAGACGATGAACTGGTCGAGTGTCGGCATGCTGCGACCTCCTGCAAGAGAAGAAACTTACACCGGTTTCCGATTCCGGCATAGGCCGCGGCGCACGAACTCGCCCGACCTCGGTTAATGAGACCGTGACTTCGCCTTTTGAGTACTTCCGCTATGGCGTCAGGAACGATCGGGTGTCGCCGCCTCTAGCCGAACGTAAAGGCGTAAGCTTTGACGCCCGGATCGAGAAATTCGATCGCAAATGTCCGATCCCTAATATCGCCGCTCTGCCGGACCAATTGATAGAGTCTCTCTCCTGTAACTGTTCCAAGTCCGTCCGCGGCAACGTCCGAACCGTGATTGTCGCCGGGTTCCTTGCCGTCGATCGTCACGCGAAAGCGTATGGCTTTTTGGTCGGCTCCTGGCCCGAGAACGAGGTGCAGATCGCGTGCATGAAAGCGGTAGACGATACTGCCGCGCTCAGAATTAAGGACCGCGTGTTCGGGGCCAACCGTCCAATTTCCAGCCAGAGCCCACTGGTTGAGCATTTTCGGTTCGCCCCTGTAGTCGTGTGCGACGTCACGCGCAGCACCGCCGGACGATACGAAATTCGCGGCGCGCGCATAGCCGATGTAGGTTTCGGGAGACTCGACATTGGCGAACACGGAGGCCGCCTCTGAGCCCGACGCGGAAACCGTCACCATCTCGTCGGCGACGTTGGTTCTCCCGGCTTCGGCTAGAAGCTTTTGAATGACGCGCTCTGAGCCTGCGTAATCGCCTTCGCCGAAATGGTGATGACGGATGTTGCCATGTGCATCGATAAAGTAATGCGCTGGCCAGTACTGGTTCTTGAAGGCACGCCAGATCGCGAAGTTGTTGTCGATGGCAACGGGGTAATCGATCTTGAGATCGGAAACGGCCTTCCGGACATTCGCGACGTTTTTCTCGAATGCGAATTCGGGAGAATGCACGCCGATGACGACAAGGCCCTGGTCTTTATATTTTTCGGCCCAGGCGCGGACGTAAGGGATGCTTCTCAGGCAGTTGATGCAGGAATAGGTCCAGAAGTCGATGAGCACCACTTTGCCCTTCAGAGCATCGGGCGTAAGCGGCTTGGAGTTGAGCCATTCGACGGCTCCCGAAAGAGCGGGTGCGCGACCTTCAACAGGCAATGCTTCTGCGACAGCGGTGTTTTCGCGTTGATCATTTGCGGTGGGATTCGAATGCGCCAGATCGACGAGCCGCTGTTCCAACGGCGCTGTGCTTGCAAGCGACAGTCGTGTCAGCAGGCCCGTGTCGGCGCCGAGGCCGATTGCGGCAACGGCAACCAGAACCGCAACGCCCAGGCCACGGCGAAGCCACTCGCCTGCCCCGAGCGACTGCTTCATCGCATTGAAGATGCGGCCGCCGGCCAATAACGCCAGCGCCAGCGACGTTGCGGCACCGGCTGCGTACGCCACGAGGAGCAAGGTTGTGCGTGCGCTCGCACCTTCAAGAGCGGCACCTGTCAAGATCAATCCTAGAACCGGTCCCGCGCAAGGTGCCCATAGAAGTCCCGTTGCGACACCCAGCAAGAGCGACGACCAGACGAACGATCGCGTCTCATCCGTCTCGACTCTTTGTACGAGACGATTGCCGAGCGCGACGACGGGGCGTGACAGCTGCTCCGACAACTCGGGAAAGATCAGCGTCAAACCGAAGAGCGCCATCACGAAGAGAGCAATGATGCGCCCGTAATCGTTCGCGGCAACAGCCCAGCCTCCGCCAATTGCTGCAAGCGTTGCAACGAGTGCGAAGGTTGTCGCCATGCCAAGGAGAATGAGTAACCCGCTTTTCAGAAAAGGCTGGTCGGCGCGCGAAAAGACGAACGGCAGAACAGGCAGAATGCAAGGGCTGACGATCGTGAGAATTCCGCCGAGGTAGGCGAGCAGAATAAGGAGCATGCTGGTTACACCATATTTGCAAACGCCGAAGGTCGGTCTTGGCGAGCGCAAACATCTACGCGACGGAGCGTGGCGATGTTACCGTCTTGCGGGCAGAATGCTCAATCTCTTGGAATGCGAAGGGATCTTGAAATCGCAGACCTTACGAATTTGATCGCTGGCGTTGGGGCGCCGATGGGCTGAGGTGCTTTGAAGACAATCCGAGCGAACGCTCTCACGGCAAACCCTCAATGATTTGTCGGGCGTCGCCCCGAAACTGACGGTCTAGGCCAGTCGGCCATTGCCGATGGCCACCTTCGGTGCTTGGCGGGCAAAACGCTGTTTGCTAGGCTCTCTAAATCTGCCTTAGCCCAAAAAGTAGAAACGACATTCCAGGCGTCATGAAACATCTCAAATCGGCGCTTGGCGCAATGCTCGCGATCGGATCCATGTTGCTTTTTGCATCGACGGCTGCGGCAAATGATTTGGCCCCTGTCGATACCGCACTGATCGTGTCGGTCGACGTTTCGAATTCCGTGGATGAGGCGCGCTATAAATTACAGATGGAGGGGATCGCCAAGGCGCTCGAAGATCCTGGCGTGATCGAGGCCATCACCGGCGGCTCCAGCGGCGGCATCCTCTTCTCGATGGTAACGTGGGCGGACAAGCCGGCACTCGTCATTCCGTGGATCCGCATCGCGAACAAGACGGATGCATTGGCAGCAGCACAGCGAGTCCGCAAATTACCGCATCAGGGAGGCGAGTTCACATGCATGACCCGGATGCTGCGATCGACGAACGATAAGATCGTGCCGCAAATCCCCGCTAAAGCTGCGCGCGTGGTAATCGACGTTTCGGGCGACGGCCCCGACAATTGCAACGCCGATGAACCGATCGAGAAGGTCCGTGACGAACTCGTGGCCAACGGCGTGACGATCAACGGTCTGCCAATTTTGCTCGACACGCCGGAGGCCGGTGCGCTGCTGCCGAAGGCCGTGCCGGGGGGCAAGCCGCCGCTCGAGCAATGGTACCGTCAGCACGTCATGGCGGGGCCCGGGAGCTTCGTTCTTCCTGCTCTCGGTTATTCGGATTTCGAGCGAGCCATTCGCCAGAAATTCGTTATCGAAATGAGCGGCATCGTTCCGCCCCCGGACATGACGGCTATCGCAAGCGCCGCCCGATGAGCCTAAGCCCTCGTTAAAAACAGCAGGGCATTCACAGGCTAAATGTCGTTTTCGCTCGAGGGAGCACAGCGCCAGCGTTTGATCTGCCAGCCGGGATGCTCTTCACTCCATTGTGCGAAATATGGAGGCGCGTCTGTCATGCAATGCGTCGTATCGATACCTTCATTGATGGGTATCTTGTAATCCTTGCAGACGGCGGGTTGGTTTGCCAGGCAGGCAGAGAGGACTATTGCGAGCATTATCGGTTTGAGCCCTTCGGACGGAGCGATGGATCACGAAAAAACCGCCGCTCCACTCCTGATCACCCGCTCGCAGGAACGGGCGCTAGAACTCGCGCCGGTATTCGCAAGACTACTACGTCAACGGCCGGGGAGGATATTACGAGCCCGTCGAGCGCGATCCGCCGCACTCACCCTGCAGGCAGTAGAATTTCACCGCGTCCGATGTTGGCCATGTCGCCGCCAATCTTACGGACAAACAACGGCATAGGCTTCGGTGCGAGGTCGCCGAGTGCGCCCTTAAGATATCGCGACATGACTCGCACGATCACGAGATCGTGTTTACCGCAATCGACGAACGTCGGCAGCAAGCTCTCGACGCTCGGCCCAATGAGCGTGCCGCGGCGCATCATGAAGCCGGGGAGAGGTCCGATACCGCCTTCGGCCCAGATCGTACCGCCGATCATGCGCGTGCCTGCGCCTTCGCCGGTTTTGCCTTTCACGATGATCGTGCCGCGGCGCATCTTCTCGCCGGAGCGGGCGCCAATGTTCCCCCCGATCACCGCGGTACCGCCCAGCATTCCGAAGCGGTCGCCCGGAATAAATCCGCCAACATTGTCGCCGGCATTGCCCGAGACGTGGATGAAACCGCCGGTCGACCCGGACGCGAGAAAGTTTCCAGCGTTGCCTCGTATCTCAAGCTTTCCGCCCGACATCTTGCGGCCGACGTAAGAACCTACATCGCCGACCACGTGGATGGAGCCGCTGTCGAGGCCGCCACCGACAAAGTCGACATTGGGACCGGAGCCTTCGATGGTCAACGTTTCACCAGGGCTGCCACTGATCTCGAAGGCATCGCCAAGCGCCAAGCCGCCCTTATCGATGCCGACGTTGATCCGGCCGATTTCGTGGGACGGCAGAGCCGCAAGCTTTGCGGGCGTGATGCCGTCGAGATTGATCCGTTCGGTCGCGGGCGCCCTGAGGCGGAGCGTAAGGCCGCTCATCAGATCAATTCCTTCAGATGATAATGATGCTGTCCAAGCTTGCCGCCGTAGTTGCCGGCGGTGATGCGGGTGACGCCGCGTTTGGCGCCCGTGTCAGTCACCGCCTTCAGGCCGGCGCGCATCGCATCGGCAACGGCTTTCGAGGTCAGTCCGTCGATGACGATTTCGAGGACGGCGAGTGTGTCGGGACCGAGCTCGCTTTTGACGGTACCGCGAAGCGTCGGGCAGAATGCATGGTTGGTCGATGCAAACATGCCGGAGTACTTCGCTCCGACCTTACTGCCCGACCTTACGATGCCGCCGGGAAACGGCGTGATGACATCGTCAACCTTGGCGATTGCGTCGACAGCAGCTTCCGCTGTTTCGAGCAGCCCCGCGCGATCGCATCCAAGAATCAGCATGTTGCCGCCGCCGACGGCTTCGGTCGTGACGCCGGTTTCTTCCTCGATGACGAACTCGCCGTCCATGACGGGTACGCGCCAGTAGCGGCTCTGCCCGAGCTTTTTCGCCGTCTGGTAGCCGTCGCCGAAATACCGCGGCGCCTTGCCGAGGCCGAGCGATTGCGACGCCTGAAGGCCCGCGTAGCAAGCCGACCCGGGGCTCGTCAGCACGCACTGTCCGATGCGGTTGCGGATCTGCGGAACGAGCGCGTCCGGCGAAAACCCGAATATCAGGATGCGGACGCCCGGACGTCCGTCCGGCGTTTCCTCGGGGCTCAGTTCCTTGTCGATGCCGCACTCGGCGCCGCAGCCGATGACCGAAGTGCCGAAGCCGGTTGCGACCGTTGCAGCGATACGCGCCCACTTGAGGGAGTCGGCGGTGATGATGATGCCGGTACCCGACATGCCGAAGGCTTCGGCGAAGGTATCGTCAATCTCGACGCCGTTGACCGTCATGCTCATGCTACGCGCGCCTTTGTCGGTTGAATGATAAGGGAGCCGCGGCCATTGTCTGTGATCTCTTCATCCGACAGGCGGAAGTTTTCCATTCGCACGGTGTTGTAATCATCGAAATACGGCTTCAACTTCTTTTCGATCGTGCGGTCGTAGGACGGTCGTGCGACGTGAGTCGAGCCGTTCACGACCTTGACGATCTTGCCGTTGCGAACGATCAGCTCGCCGTTCTTGAACAGCATCTCGGGCGTCGCGAACATCGCTTCGCGGTCTGGATTGTCGTCGTAGACGGTGATGTCGGCACAGGCGCCCACTCCGAGGTGTCCGCGATCTGCGAGGCCAAGGCTTCGCGCTGGACCTGCGCGGGTCATGATCGCGATCTCGTAGAGCGTGTACTCGCGGTCGAGGGTCGCGAGTGTCGAATATTTCAGGGCGTCCTGATTGATCGTTCGCATGACTTCCTGACGGAAGGTCTTATCCATCAGAAGACGGATCAAATGCGGATAGCAGGTGAACGGACCGCCGTTCGGATGGTCGGTCGTCAGGAAGAGGCGCCAGGGATCGTTGATAAGTAGGAACAACTCGAGGCCGATTGCCCACTGCAGCGCATTGACGAAGCTCTTGTCGCGATACTTGAATGGAACGACGCCGCAGCCTGCGTCGCACTCGATATCCATCACGACCCACTTCTTCGGGAAGGCCGAGCGCGTGTTGACGAACTGGCGCATCGAGTCGCCGGAAGCCGTGCACGTCTGGCCGAACATCACCTGCCCAACATCGCATGAAATGTTCTTGTTCGCATTGATCGCCTCGGCGACGCTTGCGGCAGCGGAAGAAAACTTCATGTCGCCTTCAGTGCCGTAGCTATGGAACTGAATGTGCGTCAGGTGAATAGGCAACCCCTCGGCGCCCTTGATCGTCGCCAGCGTCGTCTCGACGCCGCCCGGTACGCCGAGATTGCAGCCGTGAATGTGGATGGGGTGCACGACGCCCAATTCTTTGAGGCCGCGCGCAAGCGTAACGATGATGTCGCGTGGGGTAACGCCGTAGTAAGTATGCTTCTCGTCGAGATCGAGTTTGCGCTGGTTGAACTTGAAAGCGCTGATGCCACCCGGATTGACGATCTTAACCGCGATCGCCTGCGTCGCGTGCATCGTCCAGGCGATATAGTCCTTAATGGCCGAGAAGTCGGCCTTGGCTGCGAGCTGGCGCAGGAAGAAATCATCCGACCCGAGCATCGCAAAGGCGCCCTTGTCGATGATGGCGGTGTCGGCCAACTCCATATGCGCCTGACGCGCATTCGAAGGAAGCATCGCGGGCTCGAAAGCCGCGGTATAGCCCATCTCCGCGTAGCGGTAGCCGGCCGCCATCGTCGAGGGGATTGCATGGCCGACGCCGGCACGCGTGATGTCGGTTCGCGCAAACTCCTGGCCGATATGATCCTCTGGAAGCATCATGCGCGCGATCGTCATCTTGCCGCCGCCGATGTGGGAGTGCGGATCGATGCCGCCAGCCATAATGACTCGGCCGTGAACCGGGTATTCGTGGTCGACCTTGGCATTCGGAGGCGGCGAGATAATGCGGCCGTTCTCGATAAAGATATCGCGGACTTCGCCATCGACGCCGTTTGCAGGATCGTAGATGCGGCCGCCTGTGAGCTTGATGAGCATTCTTTATCTCGAGTGTTGACCTAAAGGGCGGCTTCGATAGAGGCAAGGACATCGGCGGCCGACGGAAGCTTGGAGTGGCGCAGCTTGCGTAACGGAAGCGAAACGACGTTGTCGACGCGGATGATACGGCCGACGTGATCGATGCCGGGCGTTCCGACGGGGATGAAGACTTTCGGTTTCCGACTGAGCTTCAGCCCCGGCGTTCCGAGGACGACAGTGGGAACATCCGTATCCGGCGGAACGAGATCGTCTCCGAACGAAGCCAGCCACACCAGAAGATCGCCTTCCTTTGCGGCGAGCATGCGCGCCGCATCGTAGCGTTCGATATCATATTCAGGTTTGCCGTTTGCGAACGAAACCCGGAGCGGATAGCCCGATTGCCACGCGCAGACCGAGGCCGCCGAGGGCTGACCCTCATTGCCGCCAAGAGGAAGCCCCGCGGAGCGCGACGTCGCGTTGCTTTCTTTGATGAATTCACAGATCGCTTGAACCGTGAGATCGCCACCCGCAAAATCGAAGCTCGCAGGATTCCACACGACTACGCTGTAGGCTGCAGCCTTGTAGCGCGCGAGGAGGTCTTCGATGGTCGCACGGGGGACCCCACCGATCGTGTCATCGGATATCGACGCGCCCTTTTGCATCGCGCGCATAGCGTCGAGGATTTCTCCAATGCGATCGATCTTGCACGGTATCGTGAGAACGTCCGCGATGCGCGGACCCTTGACCGCCGATTGGTCCAGCCCTTCGCCAAGAAATATCACCGTCCGCTTCGGTGGATTATCCGAAAACATCGACGCTTCATTGCAGACGATGCGTTCGAAGAAACGTGGATTGCTCTGATTGAGGTCGCACCCGGCGATGACGAACAGGTCGGCACGATTACGAGCTTCCGTAAGCGACGTCGTCAACCATCCGCTCGACTGCATGACCCGGACATTGCGATATATGAGTGCGCTCAAGGCGTGATCGACAATGCCACCGCCGCGTTCGGCGAGGGACATGACCGCGCGCATGCCTTCGACGCCTGTTGCCAGTCCGCCAAAGACCGGCAAACGGCTTTCGCGGATCAGCTTGGCGGCTGCTGCGACAGCTTCTTCGAGAGAAACGTTTTTGCCGTCGAATTGAGGGCTCGGCTCGACCAGAGGTCGCTCGAAGCCTGCAATTGATCTGGCGCAGCCATTCTTGAAAACCTTCAAGCCGCCACTGCCGGATGGGCCGACCTCGAGATCGTCACAAACTATGCCGCAGAAGGGGCAGGCCACGTTCTCGTAATGATTTGCGCCGTTCCTCGACTTTTCGGATTCCAATCCAGCACCTCTTAGAGCCAAGGAAGCTACCCGGCGAGATTCGACAATCGTATGAGGCGGGAGGTAAACCAACTCTGGCCCTGGCGGTCAAGCGTGGTAAGGGGCTGAAGTATGGTGCGACACAATTTGCCGTCTCCGGCAAAGTCCGACGCGCCTAATGTCCCGCGCTCGGCCGAAAGGCCCCCACATTGGACTCCCACAACCTGAAGCTTCCGGAGGAAATGCATGTTGAAACGCTTGGCGATTGCCGCCGCCATCCTGGGTTCGTTCCCGATCATGGCATGGGCTCATGGTCCTTCGCGCCAGAAAGTCACCGAATCCGTTGAGATCAACGCACCTGCCGATAAGGTCTGGGCTGTGGTCGGCAACTTCCAGGACCTGAGCTGGGTACCGGCCGTCGCCAAGACGGAAGGAACCGGAGACAACAAGCCGGCCAGCGGCTCGAATAACGATGGCGCCAAGCGCACCATTACGCTGAAGAGCGGCGGCGTCATCGAGGAGATGCTCGACGAGTACGACGCCAAGGAAATGACCTACAGCTACGAGATCACCAAAGTCGACGTGAAGGTCCTGCCGGTCAACGATTATTCGTCCCACATTACCGTGACTGCGAACGGCGCGGATAAATCGACCCTGGAATGGAAGGGTGCCTTTTATCGCGGCTTCATGAACAACGACCCGCCGCCGGAGCTCAACGACGAAGCTTCGAAGAAGGCCGTCACAGACCTCTACAAAAGCACGCTTGAAGCCGTGAAAGCCAAGATCGAAGGCGGCAAATAGTGCGAGCCTTCGTTCGCGTCAGCGCGGTGGTTGCGGTTCTCGCTTTCGGCGGACTGCAATCAGCCGCGATGGCGGGCGAAGCCCTAACGACCAACCAGCCGGCTGACACTCT encodes the following:
- a CDS encoding formylmethanofuran dehydrogenase subunit B, which codes for MESEKSRNGANHYENVACPFCGIVCDDLEVGPSGSGGLKVFKNGCARSIAGFERPLVEPSPQFDGKNVSLEEAVAAAAKLIRESRLPVFGGLATGVEGMRAVMSLAERGGGIVDHALSALIYRNVRVMQSSGWLTTSLTEARNRADLFVIAGCDLNQSNPRFFERIVCNEASMFSDNPPKRTVIFLGEGLDQSAVKGPRIADVLTIPCKIDRIGEILDAMRAMQKGASISDDTIGGVPRATIEDLLARYKAAAYSVVVWNPASFDFAGGDLTVQAICEFIKESNATSRSAGLPLGGNEGQPSAASVCAWQSGYPLRVSFANGKPEYDIERYDAARMLAAKEGDLLVWLASFGDDLVPPDTDVPTVVLGTPGLKLSRKPKVFIPVGTPGIDHVGRIIRVDNVVSLPLRKLRHSKLPSAADVLASIEAAL
- a CDS encoding formylmethanofuran dehydrogenase subunit C, with the translated sequence MSGLTLRLRAPATERINLDGITPAKLAALPSHEIGRINVGIDKGGLALGDAFEISGSPGETLTIEGSGPNVDFVGGGLDSGSIHVVGDVGSYVGRKMSGGKLEIRGNAGNFLASGSTGGFIHVSGNAGDNVGGFIPGDRFGMLGGTAVIGGNIGARSGEKMRRGTIIVKGKTGEGAGTRMIGGTIWAEGGIGPLPGFMMRRGTLIGPSVESLLPTFVDCGKHDLVIVRVMSRYLKGALGDLAPKPMPLFVRKIGGDMANIGRGEILLPAG
- a CDS encoding GlsB/YeaQ/YmgE family stress response membrane protein, with product MPTLDQFIVWIVVGLIGGALAGSLSTWSKEGFGRAKNLRLGLAGALVGGFLFRLFGLFPDLDKYAISLRDIIAAVIGSLIVLAAIWYYQRSAVR
- a CDS encoding cytochrome c biogenesis protein DipZ, encoding MLLILLAYLGGILTIVSPCILPVLPFVFSRADQPFLKSGLLILLGMATTFALVATLAAIGGGWAVAANDYGRIIALFVMALFGLTLIFPELSEQLSRPVVALGNRLVQRVETDETRSFVWSSLLLGVATGLLWAPCAGPVLGLILTGAALEGASARTTLLLVAYAAGAATSLALALLAGGRIFNAMKQSLGAGEWLRRGLGVAVLVAVAAIGLGADTGLLTRLSLASTAPLEQRLVDLAHSNPTANDQRENTAVAEALPVEGRAPALSGAVEWLNSKPLTPDALKGKVVLIDFWTYSCINCLRSIPYVRAWAEKYKDQGLVVIGVHSPEFAFEKNVANVRKAVSDLKIDYPVAIDNNFAIWRAFKNQYWPAHYFIDAHGNIRHHHFGEGDYAGSERVIQKLLAEAGRTNVADEMVTVSASGSEAASVFANVESPETYIGYARAANFVSSGGAARDVAHDYRGEPKMLNQWALAGNWTVGPEHAVLNSERGSIVYRFHARDLHLVLGPGADQKAIRFRVTIDGKEPGDNHGSDVAADGLGTVTGERLYQLVRQSGDIRDRTFAIEFLDPGVKAYAFTFG
- a CDS encoding HdeD family acid-resistance protein, translated to MTARSYPPGTVLMRPMLDGLARNWLLILLRGICAIIFGLLTIIWPGLSLFTLVILYGVFALFDGGLAIGAAIMGDTPAPRWWLALVGVLGILTGAVTLAWPGITGLVLLYFIAGWAIAAGVFEIVGAIRLRKEIDDEWLLIASGVVSVLFGVLILMFPGAGALGLAFTIGMFALIYGFLLVGFALRLRKHAEVKI
- a CDS encoding DUF1194 domain-containing protein, translating into MKHLKSALGAMLAIGSMLLFASTAAANDLAPVDTALIVSVDVSNSVDEARYKLQMEGIAKALEDPGVIEAITGGSSGGILFSMVTWADKPALVIPWIRIANKTDALAAAQRVRKLPHQGGEFTCMTRMLRSTNDKIVPQIPAKAARVVIDVSGDGPDNCNADEPIEKVRDELVANGVTINGLPILLDTPEAGALLPKAVPGGKPPLEQWYRQHVMAGPGSFVLPALGYSDFERAIRQKFVIEMSGIVPPPDMTAIASAAR
- a CDS encoding SRPBCC family protein; the protein is MLKRLAIAAAILGSFPIMAWAHGPSRQKVTESVEINAPADKVWAVVGNFQDLSWVPAVAKTEGTGDNKPASGSNNDGAKRTITLKSGGVIEEMLDEYDAKEMTYSYEITKVDVKVLPVNDYSSHITVTANGADKSTLEWKGAFYRGFMNNDPPPELNDEASKKAVTDLYKSTLEAVKAKIEGGK
- a CDS encoding formylmethanofuran dehydrogenase subunit A; protein product: MLIKLTGGRIYDPANGVDGEVRDIFIENGRIISPPPNAKVDHEYPVHGRVIMAGGIDPHSHIGGGKMTIARMMLPEDHIGQEFARTDITRAGVGHAIPSTMAAGYRYAEMGYTAAFEPAMLPSNARQAHMELADTAIIDKGAFAMLGSDDFFLRQLAAKADFSAIKDYIAWTMHATQAIAVKIVNPGGISAFKFNQRKLDLDEKHTYYGVTPRDIIVTLARGLKELGVVHPIHIHGCNLGVPGGVETTLATIKGAEGLPIHLTHIQFHSYGTEGDMKFSSAAASVAEAINANKNISCDVGQVMFGQTCTASGDSMRQFVNTRSAFPKKWVVMDIECDAGCGVVPFKYRDKSFVNALQWAIGLELFLLINDPWRLFLTTDHPNGGPFTCYPHLIRLLMDKTFRQEVMRTINQDALKYSTLATLDREYTLYEIAIMTRAGPARSLGLADRGHLGVGACADITVYDDNPDREAMFATPEMLFKNGELIVRNGKIVKVVNGSTHVARPSYDRTIEKKLKPYFDDYNTVRMENFRLSDEEITDNGRGSLIIQPTKARVA
- the fhcD gene encoding formylmethanofuran--tetrahydromethanopterin N-formyltransferase; translated protein: MSMTVNGVEIDDTFAEAFGMSGTGIIITADSLKWARIAATVATGFGTSVIGCGAECGIDKELSPEETPDGRPGVRILIFGFSPDALVPQIRNRIGQCVLTSPGSACYAGLQASQSLGLGKAPRYFGDGYQTAKKLGQSRYWRVPVMDGEFVIEEETGVTTEAVGGGNMLILGCDRAGLLETAEAAVDAIAKVDDVITPFPGGIVRSGSKVGAKYSGMFASTNHAFCPTLRGTVKSELGPDTLAVLEIVIDGLTSKAVADAMRAGLKAVTDTGAKRGVTRITAGNYGGKLGQHHYHLKELI